In one window of Thermoanaerobaculia bacterium DNA:
- a CDS encoding alpha/beta hydrolase, producing the protein MSKRGKTIRGVGWSVAAGAGAYVAGSYAAAVALGDALISPVGLAPGRDDRALFLGTLLRDAGVAEEFEHPGDPRDPVPLVCTFASPGSPGQRPTILFLHGKGGNATEWLPDARRALEAGYNVLCPDLRGHGRSGGRFITFGLLERQDLNHAVEAARRRFGIDSDRLGVHACSYGGSPALQFCAGNRAVQALWLESPFGDAPAMARHYLHLKSGLPSWALGLTTRWALARADTRVRRLIGLRREEGLAAVDPISAAEKVRCPVALVYGKRDELTLPAFLGRLEEALPRTTTVWEVASAGHCHHDDQPLSVETEEYERRWREFFGWRLA; encoded by the coding sequence GTGTCGAAACGCGGCAAGACGATTCGAGGCGTCGGGTGGTCGGTCGCCGCGGGCGCCGGCGCGTACGTCGCCGGCTCGTACGCGGCGGCCGTGGCGCTCGGTGACGCGCTGATCTCTCCGGTCGGCCTCGCTCCGGGGCGCGACGACCGCGCCCTCTTCCTCGGCACTCTGCTCCGGGACGCCGGGGTCGCCGAGGAGTTCGAGCATCCGGGCGACCCGCGCGATCCAGTTCCTCTCGTCTGCACGTTCGCCTCCCCCGGCTCTCCCGGACAACGCCCGACGATCCTCTTTCTCCACGGCAAGGGTGGCAACGCGACCGAGTGGCTCCCCGACGCGCGCCGCGCCCTCGAGGCCGGATACAACGTCCTGTGCCCCGACCTGCGCGGCCACGGACGCTCGGGCGGCCGGTTCATCACGTTCGGCCTTCTCGAACGGCAGGACCTGAACCACGCGGTCGAAGCCGCCCGGCGCCGGTTCGGGATCGACTCCGATCGCCTGGGAGTGCACGCCTGCTCCTATGGCGGCTCTCCGGCGCTCCAGTTCTGCGCCGGGAACCGAGCCGTCCAGGCGCTCTGGCTCGAGTCTCCCTTCGGCGACGCGCCGGCGATGGCCCGCCACTACCTGCATCTGAAGTCCGGGCTGCCGTCCTGGGCGCTCGGGCTCACGACCCGCTGGGCGCTCGCGCGCGCCGACACGCGCGTCCGCCGCTTGATCGGCCTGCGCCGCGAGGAGGGGCTCGCCGCCGTGGACCCGATATCAGCCGCGGAGAAGGTCCGCTGCCCGGTGGCGCTCGTTTACGGCAAGCGCGACGAGCTCACTCTGCCCGCCTTTCTCGGGAGGCTCGAAGAGGCGCTTCCGCGCACGACGACGGTCTGGGAAGTGGCCTCGGCGGGCCATTGCCACCATGACGACCAGCCGCTCTCGGTCGAGACGGAGGAATACGAGCGGCGTTGGAGGGAGTTCTTCGGCTGGCGCCTCGCGTGA